The Temnothorax longispinosus isolate EJ_2023e chromosome 4, Tlon_JGU_v1, whole genome shotgun sequence genome has a window encoding:
- the LOC139812303 gene encoding uncharacterized protein: MAMRQVLRKLWKDIRPAMYTSGMLFAHCNSPDKPSENDKLKLAPPDVNKLTHEYMIKQSALDTANSVTQTLTVTYTAIVDLSVEYRTLLNELISLLEETIIHNVSDAHADLIVELRNEMQERKEKITRLTTYMDYVHKMAVASAELCYMCEMDSLTGTLQQRIEDALDRVKTEINCNAELERAYRLIQEQSIKSSKETTEKQ; encoded by the exons ATGGCCATGCGTCAAGTTCTTAGAAAATTATGGAAAGATATTAGACCCGCAATG TACACATCGGGTATGTTGTTTGCACATTGCAACTCACCCGACAAGCCTAGTGAAAACGACAAGTTAAAACTGGCACCACCAGATGTAAATAAGCTCACTCATGAGTATATGATAAAACAATCTGCGTTGGATACTGCTAACAGCGTAACTCAGACATTAACTGTTACTTACACGGCTATAGTAGATCTGAGCGTTGAATAcag AACATTGTTGAACGAGCTCATTTCCCTTCTCGAAGAAACTATAATTCACAATGTAAGTGACGCGCACGCGGATCTGATTGTGGAGTTACGGAACGAAATGCAAGAGAGGAAGGAGAAGATTACG CGCTTAACTACGTACATGGATTACGTGCACAAAATGGCAGTAGCTAGCGCAGAGCTATGTTACATGTGCGAGATGGATAGTTTGACTGGCACGCTTCAACAGAGGATAGAGGATGCGTTAGACAGGGTAAAGACGGAAATTAACTGCAATGCAGAATTGGAACGAGCATACCGGCTTATACAGGAACAGTCCATCAAAAGTAGTAAAGAAACAACTGAGAAGCAATGA